The Halofilum ochraceum sequence CCAGGCGCACGTGCTCGCCCGAGCTGTGCTGGGCCGGCGTGACGCCCACGCTCACCGCGAAGCCGCGCCCGTTGCGCCAGTTCAGGCCATCGCCGCAGACCGCCACCAGGCGCAGCGCCGTCAGGGGCCCGATGCCATCGAGCTCCATCAGCCGGCGACTGCGCTCATCGCCCCGCGCCTGGCGCGCGAGCTCGCGGTCCTGCTGGTCGATGCGCGCGTTGAGATCGCGCAGTTCCTCGGCGCCTTCGGCGAGCACCGCGCGCAGATCCGCCGGCAGGCCGTTGTCCGCGTCTTCCGTGGCATCGGCCAGGCCCTCCCTGAGCCTCTTCCAGCCCTTGGGCACCGCGATGCCGAACTCCGCCAGAAAGCCCCGAAGCTGGTTGCCCAGCGCCGTGCGCCGCTCGATCAGCCGCCGCCGGTAGCCCTGGCGCGCGAGCAGCGCCTGCTGCTCCGCGCTCTTGACCGGCGCCTCGCTGATCGACTCGCGCGCCACCGCCTCGCAGATCGCCTCGGCATCGCGCGCATCGGTCTTCTGCCCCTGGCGGTAGGGCTTCACCGCCTGCGGGTTCAGCAGCC is a genomic window containing:
- a CDS encoding IS110 family transposase; this encodes LDWFARLDRSGDCLVGLEATGGSHYWARELGRLGYRVRLLNPQAVKPYRQGQKTDARDAEAICEAVARESISEAPVKSAEQQALLARQGYRRRLIERRTALGNQLRGFLAEFGIAVPKGWKRLREGLADATEDADNGLPADLRAVLAEGAEELRDLNARIDQQDRELARQARGDERSRRLMELDGIGPLTALRLVAVCGDGLNWRNGRGFAVSVGVTPAQHSSGEHVRLGAITKQGDVELRALLVHGARSTLRRAKQGAALDPWTERLRQRRPHNVAAVALAHKRARIAWAMLAHGTRYRAPTAV